Proteins encoded within one genomic window of Bradyrhizobium sp. CB1717:
- a CDS encoding cytochrome ubiquinol oxidase subunit II, with the protein MNLLDPQGPVAAANSTILVDSVFIMLVIVVPTIVTILAFAFWFRASNTKARFQPDFVYSGRVEMVVWSIPALTVILLSGVAWIGSHKLDPAAPVPGTGSPVRIQAVSLDWKWLFIYPDQRIATVNTLTVPAGAELNFQLTSSSVMNTFFIPQLGSMIYTMNGMVTRLNLRADNEGKLQGLSAHFSGDGFPDMMFDVNVISPLAFPDWVATTAKSDAVLNEASYKALMQQGIERGRPTYRLEDPRLFDLIATQHIPPGPGPELISAAGRPHSGGHDAR; encoded by the coding sequence ATGAATCTGCTCGACCCACAAGGGCCTGTGGCTGCGGCCAACAGCACCATCCTGGTCGATTCCGTCTTCATCATGCTCGTGATCGTGGTCCCGACCATCGTCACGATCCTGGCCTTTGCGTTCTGGTTTCGCGCCTCCAATACAAAAGCGCGCTTCCAGCCGGACTTCGTCTATTCCGGCCGCGTCGAAATGGTGGTGTGGTCGATACCTGCGTTGACCGTCATCCTGCTCAGCGGTGTCGCCTGGATCGGCTCGCACAAGCTCGATCCCGCAGCGCCCGTGCCGGGGACCGGCAGTCCGGTGCGCATCCAGGCCGTCTCGCTCGACTGGAAATGGCTGTTCATCTATCCGGACCAGCGCATCGCCACCGTCAACACGCTGACGGTACCGGCCGGCGCCGAGTTGAATTTCCAGCTGACGTCGTCGAGCGTGATGAACACGTTCTTCATCCCGCAGCTCGGCAGCATGATCTACACCATGAACGGCATGGTGACGCGGCTGAACCTGCGCGCCGACAACGAGGGCAAGTTGCAAGGCCTGTCGGCGCATTTCTCCGGCGACGGCTTTCCCGACATGATGTTCGACGTCAACGTGATCTCGCCGCTGGCGTTTCCCGACTGGGTCGCGACCACGGCGAAGAGCGATGCCGTGCTGAACGAGGCCAGCTACAAGGCATTGATGCAGCAGGGCATCGAGCGGGGCCGGCCGACCTATCGGCTGGAAGACCCGCGCCTGTTCGACCTGATCGCAACCCAGCACATTCCGCCAGGGCCCGGACCCGAGCTGATATCGGCTGCCGGCCGGCCGCACAGTGGAGGCCACGATGCTCGGTAA
- a CDS encoding SDR family NAD(P)-dependent oxidoreductase, which translates to MRLKDKVAIVVGAGQSPGEGMGNGRATALTFAREGAKVLCVDHHLESAQETVAMITAKGGTAATFKADVTKSADIKAMVADAQMRWGRIDVLHNNVGVSLSGGDAELLQLTEEAFDRVVAINLKSCILAAKEVIPIMRAQRSGAIINISSMAVITTYPYVAYKATKSAMIAFTEQLAYQNAEYGIRANVILPGLMNTPMAVDTRAREWHKTRAEVEAERDSKVPLRKKMGTGWDVANAALFLASDEAGFITGVTLPVDGGASVRRG; encoded by the coding sequence ATGCGCTTGAAGGACAAGGTTGCCATCGTCGTCGGCGCCGGCCAGAGCCCGGGCGAAGGCATGGGCAATGGCCGCGCCACCGCGCTGACCTTCGCGCGCGAAGGCGCCAAAGTGCTGTGCGTCGATCACCACCTCGAGTCGGCGCAGGAAACGGTTGCGATGATCACCGCAAAAGGCGGTACCGCCGCCACCTTCAAGGCCGACGTTACCAAGTCAGCCGACATCAAGGCAATGGTCGCGGACGCGCAAATGCGCTGGGGCCGGATTGACGTGCTGCACAATAATGTCGGCGTCAGCCTGTCCGGCGGTGATGCCGAATTGCTGCAACTGACCGAGGAGGCGTTCGACCGCGTCGTCGCCATCAATCTGAAGAGCTGCATCCTGGCGGCGAAAGAGGTGATCCCGATCATGCGCGCGCAACGAAGCGGCGCCATCATCAACATCTCTTCGATGGCAGTGATCACGACGTATCCTTATGTCGCCTACAAGGCGACCAAATCGGCGATGATCGCCTTCACCGAACAGCTCGCCTACCAGAACGCCGAATACGGCATCCGCGCCAACGTCATCCTGCCCGGCCTGATGAACACGCCGATGGCGGTCGATACCCGCGCCCGCGAATGGCACAAGACCCGCGCCGAGGTCGAAGCCGAGCGCGACAGCAAGGTGCCGCTGCGCAAGAAGATGGGAACGGGTTGGGACGTCGCGAACGCCGCGCTGTTTCTGGCGTCCGACGAGGCGGGCTTCATCACGGGCGTGACGCTGCCGGTGGATGGCGGCGCCAGCGTGAGGCGGGGGTAG
- a CDS encoding sorbosone dehydrogenase family protein, with the protein MKTRISTTAMSAALLVAVAASVRAESPLQGKDAYGDWQSDKPGLVRFIRPQDLVRPGATRSSASFARVVPRPPDASPQVPPGFKIELFAEGLRAPRIIRVAPNGDVFVAETRAGTIRVLRAGEGGKVATNEVFAGGLRQPFGIAFFPNGDNPQWVYIANTDSVVRFPYQAGDLKARGKAETIVASLPHDGGHSTRDIVFTPDGKRMLVSVGSLSNVAEGMGTPPGGMDAWSKAQPLGATWASETERAAVLAFTPDGKERKIYATGIRNCVGLAVQPQTGLPWCSTNERDGLGDDLVPDYVTSVKEGAFYGWPWFYIGGNEDPRHAGARPDLKDKVTVPDVLIQPHSASLGMTFYQGTQFPSEYQGDAFAAEHGSWNRSKRTGYKVIRIRMREGKSTGEYEDFVTGFVVSDTEVWGRPVGVAVAKDGSLLVSEDGNGTIWRVTSAP; encoded by the coding sequence ATGAAGACCAGGATTTCGACGACGGCGATGTCTGCGGCGCTACTGGTTGCGGTTGCGGCTTCTGTCCGGGCCGAGTCGCCGCTGCAGGGCAAGGACGCCTATGGCGATTGGCAGTCTGACAAGCCCGGGTTGGTCAGGTTCATCCGGCCGCAGGATCTCGTCAGGCCCGGCGCCACGCGCTCGTCCGCGAGCTTCGCGCGCGTGGTGCCGCGGCCGCCGGATGCCTCGCCGCAGGTGCCGCCGGGTTTCAAGATCGAGCTGTTCGCCGAAGGGCTGCGCGCGCCGCGCATCATACGCGTGGCGCCGAATGGCGATGTCTTCGTCGCGGAGACGCGGGCTGGCACCATCCGCGTGCTTCGCGCTGGAGAGGGCGGCAAGGTCGCGACCAACGAGGTCTTTGCCGGCGGCTTGCGGCAGCCATTCGGCATCGCCTTCTTTCCGAACGGCGACAATCCGCAATGGGTCTACATCGCCAACACCGACAGCGTCGTCCGCTTTCCCTACCAGGCCGGCGACCTCAAGGCGCGCGGCAAGGCGGAGACGATCGTGGCGAGCCTGCCGCATGACGGCGGCCATTCCACCCGCGACATCGTCTTCACGCCGGATGGCAAGCGCATGCTGGTCTCGGTCGGTTCGCTCAGCAACGTCGCCGAAGGCATGGGCACGCCGCCGGGCGGGATGGACGCGTGGTCAAAGGCGCAGCCGCTTGGCGCGACGTGGGCGAGCGAGACCGAGCGCGCGGCGGTGCTGGCCTTCACGCCTGACGGCAAGGAGCGGAAGATCTACGCCACCGGCATCCGCAACTGCGTCGGCCTCGCGGTCCAGCCGCAGACCGGTCTGCCCTGGTGCTCGACCAATGAGCGCGACGGTCTCGGCGACGATCTCGTGCCCGACTACGTCACCAGCGTGAAGGAGGGCGCGTTCTACGGCTGGCCGTGGTTCTACATCGGCGGCAACGAAGACCCGCGCCACGCCGGCGCGCGCCCGGACCTCAAGGACAAGGTGACGGTGCCCGACGTGCTGATCCAGCCGCACTCGGCCTCGCTCGGCATGACCTTCTACCAGGGCACGCAGTTTCCATCGGAGTACCAGGGCGACGCTTTCGCCGCCGAGCACGGCTCCTGGAACCGCTCCAAGCGCACCGGCTACAAGGTGATCCGCATCCGGATGAGGGAGGGAAAATCGACCGGCGAGTACGAGGATTTCGTCACGGGGTTCGTGGTGAGCGACACGGAGGTGTGGGGGAGGCCGGTCGGTGTTGCCGTGGCGAAGGATGGATCGCTGCTGGTGTCGGAGGATGGCAACGGCACGATCTGGCGGGTGACGAGCGCACCGTGA
- a CDS encoding urate hydroxylase PuuD has protein sequence MWGSIISEWASLLLRWLHVVAAIAWIGSSFYFIALDLSLRPRSDLPDGVQGEAWQVHGGGFYRIMKYLVAPSQMPDELTWFKWEAYTTWLSGFALMVVVYYLEADLFLVDKSILDLTPFQAGLFSFCSLALAWLLYEAACRSGLAQRELPFAIGGYLFLVALTYAFTHVLSGRGAFNQIGAIIGTIMVANVFTLIIPNQKKIVAALVAGQAPDPKLGKASKERSVHNNYLTLPVVVLMISNHYPLLYATKFNWIIVAIILALGPVIRHFFNEGHAGRKSPWWVWGVAAIGVIAILFLSAAGPREVKTGALTTPVTVANVEEIVMSRCSMCHAAEPVWAGIVTAPKGILLDAPEHIQRNIRLIGRVAAWSNAMPPGNITEMTSEERAILAAYIEQAR, from the coding sequence ATGTGGGGATCCATCATATCGGAATGGGCGAGCCTGCTGCTCCGCTGGCTGCACGTGGTCGCCGCGATCGCCTGGATCGGCAGCTCCTTCTACTTCATCGCCCTCGATCTCAGCCTGAGGCCGAGGTCTGACCTGCCTGACGGCGTGCAGGGCGAGGCCTGGCAGGTCCATGGCGGCGGCTTCTATCGGATCATGAAATACCTGGTGGCGCCCAGCCAGATGCCGGACGAACTGACCTGGTTCAAATGGGAGGCCTACACCACCTGGCTATCCGGCTTCGCGCTGATGGTCGTGGTCTATTATCTCGAGGCCGATTTGTTCCTGGTCGACAAGTCGATCCTCGATCTCACGCCGTTCCAGGCCGGCCTGTTCAGCTTCTGCAGCCTGGCGCTGGCGTGGCTGCTCTACGAGGCCGCCTGCCGCAGCGGACTGGCACAGCGCGAGCTGCCTTTCGCCATCGGCGGCTATCTGTTCCTGGTCGCGCTCACCTATGCCTTCACCCATGTGCTGAGCGGCCGCGGCGCCTTCAACCAGATCGGCGCGATCATCGGCACCATCATGGTCGCCAACGTCTTCACGCTGATCATCCCGAACCAGAAGAAGATCGTGGCCGCGCTGGTCGCGGGACAGGCGCCCGATCCGAAGCTCGGCAAGGCCAGCAAGGAACGCTCGGTCCACAACAACTATCTGACGCTGCCCGTGGTCGTGCTGATGATCAGCAACCACTATCCCCTGCTCTACGCGACGAAATTCAACTGGATCATCGTGGCGATCATTCTGGCGCTGGGGCCGGTGATCCGTCATTTCTTCAACGAGGGTCATGCCGGGCGCAAATCGCCATGGTGGGTCTGGGGCGTAGCAGCGATCGGCGTGATCGCGATCCTCTTCCTCTCCGCCGCCGGCCCGCGCGAGGTGAAGACGGGCGCGCTGACGACGCCGGTCACGGTCGCCAATGTCGAGGAGATCGTGATGTCCCGCTGCAGCATGTGCCACGCGGCCGAACCGGTCTGGGCCGGCATCGTCACCGCGCCAAAGGGCATTTTGCTCGACGCGCCCGAGCACATCCAGCGCAACATTCGCCTGATCGGCCGCGTCGCCGCCTGGTCCAATGCAATGCCGCCGGGCAACATCACCGAGATGACCAGCGAGGAGCGCGCCATCCTCGCTGCCTATATCGAGCAGGCCCGCTAA
- a CDS encoding VOC family protein, which yields MALKNVIGIDHAVVMVKDLDKAAENYRQLGFTISPRGTHSAHMGTGNYTIMFDPDYMELLGVLVATEHNAPARAFVERHGEGIERIAFTAVDSAAGAEEIRARGLTPIGPTDFERPVTLPDGTISAAKFRTFMWPAAEAPGGVRIFACQHKTRETVWIPELMKHANAARRIKQTLIATPEPAKDAAYLGRLIDREPKAEADGAVTVPSGGERADFVYLTLDQLGKRYPGVPLAGLSERGGAALVLVSGDLAATETALGSAAVRSGTAICVPPAKANGTLLAFVAG from the coding sequence GTGGCCCTCAAAAACGTCATCGGTATCGACCACGCCGTGGTCATGGTGAAGGATCTCGACAAGGCCGCCGAAAACTATCGCCAGCTCGGCTTCACCATCTCCCCGCGCGGCACCCACAGCGCGCATATGGGCACCGGCAACTACACCATCATGTTCGACCCCGACTATATGGAGCTGCTCGGCGTGCTGGTGGCGACCGAGCACAATGCGCCGGCCCGCGCCTTCGTCGAGCGGCATGGCGAGGGCATCGAGCGCATCGCCTTCACTGCGGTCGACAGCGCCGCCGGCGCGGAGGAGATTCGCGCGCGCGGCCTGACGCCGATCGGCCCCACTGATTTCGAACGCCCTGTCACGCTGCCTGATGGTACGATCTCGGCGGCGAAATTCCGCACCTTCATGTGGCCGGCCGCGGAGGCGCCAGGCGGCGTGCGCATCTTCGCCTGCCAGCACAAGACCCGCGAGACCGTGTGGATCCCCGAGCTGATGAAGCACGCCAATGCGGCCAGGCGGATCAAGCAGACGCTGATCGCAACGCCGGAGCCGGCGAAGGACGCCGCCTATCTCGGCCGGCTGATCGACCGCGAGCCGAAGGCGGAGGCCGACGGCGCCGTGACCGTGCCCTCCGGCGGCGAGCGCGCCGATTTCGTCTATCTGACGCTGGACCAGCTCGGAAAGCGCTATCCCGGCGTCCCGCTCGCGGGCCTCTCCGAGCGCGGCGGTGCCGCGCTGGTGCTGGTCAGCGGCGATCTCGCGGCAACCGAGACAGCGCTGGGGTCGGCCGCCGTGCGCAGCGGGACCGCAATCTGCGTGCCGCCGGCCAAGGCCAACGGCACCCTGCTCGCCTTCGTTGCCGGCTGA
- a CDS encoding lytic transglycosylase domain-containing protein, which yields MRFLVAACAAFLILMCDVGSSPSRQASSFDNATPKADRAPALVPLVDLFLASVQAIELANARAAYEETIEPPRTIETVVQAPASPTEPFCHALREAAEASGIPVPFFARLLWQESRFRSNEVSAAGAQGVAQFMPETAAEVGLDDPFDAMKALPASAKFLRKLRDDFGNLGLAAAAYNAGPGRIQKWLARESELPRETRDYVRIITGTRAEDWTERSEALAIRIDLPREAPCEGIGSLSKTKDVAWVPVNLTPSVVTIMRRAEQMAARLSANRARKRFASLLRKSASVHGKARNMIAARAAGKSVKARAIRVASRERSSS from the coding sequence ATGCGATTTCTCGTCGCGGCTTGCGCTGCGTTCCTGATTCTGATGTGCGACGTCGGCTCATCGCCCTCCCGGCAGGCATCGAGCTTCGACAACGCCACTCCGAAAGCCGATCGCGCCCCCGCGCTGGTTCCCCTGGTTGATCTCTTCCTCGCGAGCGTGCAGGCCATTGAGCTGGCGAATGCGCGCGCGGCTTACGAGGAGACGATCGAGCCGCCACGCACCATCGAAACCGTCGTGCAGGCCCCGGCTTCGCCGACCGAGCCATTCTGTCACGCGCTGAGGGAAGCGGCTGAGGCCAGCGGCATTCCCGTGCCGTTCTTCGCGCGTCTGCTCTGGCAGGAGAGCCGCTTTCGTTCCAACGAAGTCAGCGCGGCCGGTGCGCAGGGCGTCGCGCAGTTCATGCCGGAGACGGCGGCCGAAGTCGGACTCGACGATCCCTTCGATGCCATGAAGGCGCTGCCTGCATCCGCAAAATTCCTGCGCAAGCTCCGCGACGATTTCGGTAATCTCGGTCTCGCCGCGGCCGCCTACAATGCTGGGCCTGGTCGCATCCAGAAATGGCTCGCCAGGGAGAGCGAGCTGCCGCGCGAGACGCGTGACTATGTCCGCATCATCACCGGCACGAGGGCTGAGGACTGGACCGAACGCTCGGAGGCCCTCGCAATCAGGATCGACCTGCCGCGCGAGGCGCCATGCGAAGGCATCGGCAGCCTCTCCAAGACGAAGGACGTTGCCTGGGTTCCGGTGAACCTGACACCGTCCGTCGTCACCATCATGCGCAGGGCCGAGCAGATGGCGGCGCGCCTCTCGGCAAACCGTGCGCGCAAGCGGTTCGCGTCCCTGCTGCGCAAGAGCGCCTCAGTCCACGGCAAGGCGCGCAATATGATTGCGGCGCGCGCGGCCGGAAAGAGCGTCAAGGCCCGAGCGATCCGTGTAGCATCGCGCGAGCGTTCCTCGAGCTGA
- a CDS encoding DUF1236 domain-containing protein, which produces MIRLLATSALGLVLASAAFAQSPSTNTKPEQTPQSQSNSAAPSTAAPSGAAGPQQSTSQPQQSPTSAQNAQSATPPANTGSGTSNAANSTDTSSRPQSGAANSSTTGNQPAAQQGANPPATNQAQDRSNPPSNNSNQAQQAPGGTGTNQAQQAPNAPASNQAQGERTGTSSQAAADVNLNRQQETKISASISHLNVRPLTNVNFSLNVGTVVPRDMHLSTLPPDVVEIVPQYRGYSFALVKDQIVVVDPASYKIVTVLPYSGQSTATTTTRERSASKFSDRDREVIRKHAKTRTEGRSEARTTGSTARTEIHVGDRVPETVEVEEFPSTVYRDAPDLREYRYIHRDTRTYVIEPRERRVIEEID; this is translated from the coding sequence ATGATCCGACTGTTGGCAACAAGCGCACTGGGGCTGGTGCTGGCAAGCGCCGCCTTTGCGCAATCGCCGAGTACGAACACGAAGCCCGAGCAGACGCCGCAATCCCAATCGAATTCCGCCGCTCCGTCCACCGCCGCGCCATCAGGCGCTGCTGGCCCGCAGCAGTCCACATCGCAGCCGCAGCAATCGCCGACATCGGCGCAGAACGCACAGAGCGCCACACCGCCTGCCAACACCGGCTCCGGCACCTCAAACGCTGCCAACAGCACCGACACGTCCTCGCGGCCGCAAAGCGGGGCCGCAAACTCGAGCACGACCGGGAATCAGCCGGCAGCCCAGCAGGGTGCCAATCCACCGGCAACGAACCAGGCGCAGGATCGGTCCAATCCGCCGTCGAACAACAGCAACCAGGCGCAGCAGGCGCCCGGTGGGACCGGAACCAACCAGGCTCAGCAAGCGCCGAATGCACCAGCGAGCAACCAGGCCCAGGGCGAGCGGACGGGAACCAGTTCACAGGCTGCCGCCGACGTCAATCTCAACCGCCAGCAGGAAACCAAGATCAGCGCCTCGATTTCGCACCTGAACGTGCGTCCGCTGACGAATGTCAATTTCTCACTGAACGTCGGCACGGTGGTGCCTCGCGACATGCACCTCTCGACGCTGCCGCCTGATGTCGTCGAGATCGTGCCGCAATATCGCGGCTACAGCTTTGCGCTGGTGAAGGATCAGATCGTGGTGGTCGATCCCGCGAGCTACAAGATCGTGACGGTGCTGCCGTATTCCGGGCAGTCCACGGCGACGACGACCACGCGCGAGCGCAGCGCGAGCAAGTTCTCGGATCGCGATCGCGAGGTGATCCGCAAGCATGCGAAGACCCGCACCGAGGGGCGGAGCGAGGCGCGGACCACCGGCAGCACCGCACGCACCGAGATCCATGTCGGCGACCGCGTCCCCGAGACTGTCGAGGTCGAGGAATTCCCGAGCACGGTCTATCGCGACGCGCCAGACCTGCGGGAATATCGCTATATCCATCGCGATACGCGGACCTACGTCATCGAGCCTCGCGAACGTCGCGTGATCGAGGAGATCGACTAG
- a CDS encoding NUDIX domain-containing protein: MPSKSAGIIAYRKRREIEVLLVHPGGPFWRNKDLGAWSIPKGEYADGEDAEITARREFAEELGLEVAIPLIALGQIRQRGGKIVTAFAVELDIDVGSIRSNTFEIEWPPRSGKRQHFPEVDRAEWFTVEDAYQKINAGQRPLLDRLAQLAGGG, from the coding sequence ATGCCATCGAAGAGCGCCGGGATCATCGCTTACCGCAAGCGCCGCGAAATCGAAGTTCTGCTCGTGCATCCCGGAGGGCCATTCTGGCGCAACAAGGATCTCGGCGCATGGTCGATCCCGAAGGGCGAGTACGCGGACGGAGAAGACGCAGAGATCACCGCCCGGCGTGAGTTTGCCGAGGAGCTGGGACTTGAGGTCGCGATTCCGCTGATCGCGCTTGGTCAGATCAGGCAGCGCGGCGGCAAGATCGTCACCGCGTTCGCGGTCGAGCTCGATATCGACGTCGGCAGCATTCGCAGCAACACGTTCGAGATCGAATGGCCACCGCGCAGCGGCAAGCGGCAGCACTTTCCGGAAGTCGACCGCGCCGAATGGTTCACGGTCGAAGATGCGTACCAGAAGATCAACGCAGGACAACGCCCGCTGCTTGATCGCCTGGCACAGCTCGCGGGCGGCGGATAG
- a CDS encoding tripartite tricarboxylate transporter substrate binding protein: MQRTARLLALIAGLCAAALTTEALAQKYPSRPVKIMVGFSAGGPVDVVARIVGDRLGNKLGQPFVVENRAGANGMIAAEGVARADADGYTMLACNSSTITLNKTLFKDIRYDPEKDFAPLTTVVSAPLVLVVNPENPKTADIKSVADLVAAAKAAPGALAYGSGGNGNLAHLAMELLAQKAGIKLIHVPYRGGAASEVGILAQEVLAVFDPLSAVPLVKAGKLRALAVSSAERLPALPDVLTVAEAGYPGFDISFWVGFFMPKATPAPILQTLHQEIVTAAKDPAVEEKLGSQGVVSVLSPADYAAKIAKETKELAEVVAAANIKAE; encoded by the coding sequence ATGCAACGAACGGCCCGCCTGCTGGCGCTCATCGCCGGACTATGCGCCGCGGCGCTGACGACCGAGGCTCTCGCGCAGAAATATCCGTCGCGGCCGGTGAAGATCATGGTCGGCTTCAGCGCGGGCGGGCCGGTCGACGTGGTCGCGCGCATCGTCGGCGATCGTCTCGGCAACAAGCTCGGACAGCCCTTCGTGGTCGAGAACCGCGCCGGCGCCAACGGGATGATCGCGGCCGAAGGCGTCGCGCGCGCTGACGCCGACGGTTACACCATGCTCGCCTGCAACTCCTCCACCATCACGCTGAACAAGACGCTGTTCAAAGATATCCGCTACGATCCGGAGAAGGATTTCGCGCCGCTCACCACCGTCGTGTCGGCGCCGCTGGTGCTGGTGGTCAATCCGGAGAATCCCAAGACAGCCGACATCAAGTCCGTCGCCGATCTCGTTGCGGCGGCGAAGGCGGCACCGGGCGCGCTCGCCTATGGCTCGGGCGGCAACGGCAACCTCGCCCATCTCGCCATGGAGCTGCTCGCCCAGAAGGCCGGCATCAAGCTGATCCACGTGCCCTATCGCGGCGGCGCGGCCTCCGAGGTCGGCATCCTCGCGCAGGAGGTGCTCGCGGTGTTCGATCCGCTCTCCGCCGTGCCGCTGGTGAAGGCCGGCAAGCTGCGCGCGCTCGCGGTGTCCTCGGCCGAGCGGCTGCCGGCGCTGCCTGACGTGCTGACCGTCGCGGAAGCCGGCTATCCCGGCTTCGACATCTCGTTCTGGGTCGGATTCTTCATGCCGAAGGCGACACCCGCGCCGATCCTGCAGACGCTGCACCAGGAGATCGTCACTGCTGCCAAGGATCCGGCGGTCGAAGAGAAGCTCGGCTCGCAGGGTGTGGTCAGCGTGCTCAGCCCGGCCGACTACGCTGCCAAGATCGCGAAGGAGACGAAGGAGCTTGCCGAGGTCGTCGCTGCCGCGAACATCAAGGCGGAGTAG
- a CDS encoding HGGxSTG domain-containing protein translates to MTGGHTRNTLPMRASPRCGARTRDGAACRSPAARGKARCRMHGGTPGCGAPLGNRNARKHGLFARETIDERRQIESLLDDALKLLRNLT, encoded by the coding sequence ATGACCGGCGGCCACACGCGCAACACCCTCCCGATGCGGGCCAGCCCCCGCTGCGGCGCCAGGACGCGCGATGGCGCCGCGTGCCGCTCGCCGGCCGCGCGCGGCAAGGCGCGATGCCGCATGCACGGCGGCACACCGGGATGCGGCGCGCCGCTCGGAAACCGCAATGCGCGCAAGCATGGACTGTTCGCCAGGGAAACGATCGATGAGCGAAGGCAGATCGAGTCTTTGCTGGATGATGCGCTGAAGCTGCTGCGGAACTTGACGTGA
- a CDS encoding CYTH and CHAD domain-containing protein, whose product MNAETELKFRLAPRKLSSVLRAAASNGRRGDRSEQDLVSTYYDTSKQKLKRHGLTLRVRKIGDRYVQTVKAGGSGTVTRGEWEHEVAGARPDFGKIKNTPLADLASKKLPRRLRPVFRTEVHRTTEARKVRKSQIELAVDRGRIGAGRRSRPVAEFELELKSGQLPDLFRLARNLERRTGAELDLRSKAERGFQLVTGNGAGAQHAEPIELKCELSPRNAFGVIAHSTLRQITANADPVRDMDSEGVHQMRVGLRRLRAAISLFSDTLPRASTERIKTELKWLTGELAPAREVDVFLTESILPIAGQGVPKRGARAIAKKFSAERRAAFARAREAVESPRYRRLLIDVIEWIETGQSRADDDRSIAAYAAAVLDRRIRKARKQGKHLDDLDPMQRHKLRIRIKKIRYAVDFFGSLYSDRDQGQLASLSGQLKAIQSALGSLNDFMTHRELATETALAAPPANRRAQAFASGFIVGREREAAYGLMKDAAGELHRLHRLRVAPGK is encoded by the coding sequence ATGAATGCCGAAACGGAACTCAAATTCCGCCTTGCGCCGCGAAAGCTGTCATCCGTCTTGCGCGCCGCCGCTTCGAACGGACGACGCGGCGACCGGTCGGAGCAGGATCTGGTGTCGACCTATTACGACACGAGCAAGCAGAAGCTCAAGCGACATGGTCTCACGCTCCGCGTCCGCAAGATTGGCGATCGCTACGTCCAGACCGTGAAGGCGGGCGGCTCCGGAACCGTGACGCGCGGCGAATGGGAGCATGAGGTCGCGGGCGCAAGGCCCGACTTCGGGAAGATCAAGAACACGCCTCTTGCGGACCTCGCATCCAAAAAACTTCCGCGCAGGCTGCGGCCGGTGTTTCGGACCGAGGTCCATCGCACCACCGAGGCGAGGAAGGTGCGAAAGAGCCAGATCGAGCTCGCCGTCGACCGTGGCCGCATCGGCGCCGGGCGGCGCTCGCGGCCGGTCGCCGAGTTCGAGCTGGAATTGAAATCCGGGCAGCTCCCCGATCTGTTCCGGCTGGCGCGCAATCTCGAACGCAGGACGGGCGCCGAGCTCGATCTGCGCTCGAAAGCCGAGCGAGGCTTTCAACTCGTGACGGGAAACGGCGCGGGCGCGCAGCACGCCGAGCCGATCGAGCTCAAATGCGAGCTCTCGCCGCGCAATGCCTTCGGCGTGATCGCGCATTCGACGCTTCGCCAGATCACGGCGAATGCCGATCCGGTGCGGGACATGGATTCGGAAGGTGTCCACCAGATGCGCGTCGGCCTGCGGCGCTTGCGGGCCGCGATCTCGCTGTTCTCCGACACCCTGCCGCGCGCCAGCACGGAGCGGATCAAGACCGAGCTCAAATGGCTCACGGGCGAGCTGGCGCCGGCGCGCGAGGTCGACGTCTTCCTCACGGAAAGCATTCTGCCGATCGCGGGCCAAGGCGTCCCGAAACGCGGCGCTCGCGCGATCGCCAAGAAGTTTTCCGCGGAGCGAAGGGCCGCCTTCGCGCGCGCCCGCGAGGCGGTCGAATCGCCCCGCTACCGCCGCCTGCTGATCGACGTGATCGAGTGGATCGAGACCGGACAGTCCCGCGCCGACGACGACCGGTCGATTGCTGCTTATGCCGCCGCGGTGCTGGACCGCCGGATCAGGAAGGCGCGCAAGCAGGGCAAGCATCTGGACGATCTCGACCCGATGCAGCGTCACAAGCTGCGCATCAGGATCAAGAAGATCCGTTACGCCGTCGACTTCTTTGGGAGTCTCTACAGCGATCGCGACCAGGGGCAGCTCGCAAGCCTCTCCGGCCAGCTGAAGGCGATTCAGTCCGCACTGGGATCGCTCAACGACTTCATGACGCATCGCGAGCTGGCGACGGAAACGGCGTTGGCGGCGCCGCCGGCCAACCGGCGCGCCCAGGCCTTCGCGTCGGGGTTCATCGTCGGCCGGGAGCGTGAGGCGGCGTACGGCCTGATGAAGGACGCCGCCGGCGAGCTGCATCGATTGCACCGGCTGCGCGTCGCGCCGGGCAAGTGA